The Terriglobales bacterium DNA segment CTGGCGAGGAGTTCGTCAAGTCGCTCGGGATCGAAGCCGATCATCACCTCGTCGCCCACCACCAGGGTGGGGGTGGCGCGGCTGTGATATTGGTTCACCAGTTCATCGACCGCCTGCGGATCGCGGGTGATGTCGCGCTCCTCGAACTCGATCCCTCTCTCCGAGAGGTAGGCTTTCGCCGTTCCGCAGGGCGGTCAGCCGGGTTGGGTGAAGACCTGGACTCTCTTCGCTGTCATCTCATCTTCAGACTAGCAAACCCGCGACCTGCGTGGACATCTATTTCAGGCGTACTCGATTACCGTAGTAATCTTCGCCGTCTTCTGGAGCATGGCGGAAACCGAGCAGTACTTCTCCTCCGAAAGCCGCACCGCGTCCTCCACCGCCTTCTTCGACACCTGCCCGCCGACGGTGTAAATGAGCTTAATGGTTTCATAGACGGTCGGGGGCTGCTTGGCGCGCTCGGCTTCGGCGCGCACTTCCACGCGCGTGAAGGGCTCGCGCTTCTTGCGCAGGATGCTGACCACGTCGGTGGCGGTGCAGGCGCACAGGCCCACCAGCACCAGTTCCATGGGGCCGGTCCCGGTGTTGCGTTCGCGGTCGGCGTCCACTACCAGGGCGTGACCGCTCGAGGCCATCCCCACAAAACGCTCGCCATCGGTCCACTGCACACGCGCTTCGACCATGACTATCTCCTGTTGTCGGTTTGCGGCTCGGGATGGATCAGGACCTTGAACAGCTCCTTGGCGTCCTGCTTGAAGCGGATCTCGAGCGCGGTGGAAACATCGTGCACGCGCGAGAGCGGCAGGTCGTCGGCAAAGGTGCAGTGGCAGGAGACGTAGGTGCGCCCACCCACGCGCTTCACGGCGAACTCGTGCATATCCAGCACCTCGGGAAACTCGGCCACGATGCGCTTCATGCGGCGCTCCAGCTCGGGGTCGCTCGCCGCCGGGTCGCCACTCTCGATGGTCGCCGGCTCGCTCTCGATGTGGGTGAGGATGGAGGAGATCTCCGGCACGTCTTGCTGGATCTCCGCTTCGATCTGGGTCACCAAGTCGTGCGCCTGCTTGAGGGTGAGGGTTTCGCCCAGCTCCAGATGCTGCTCCACGTGCAGCCGCCCGCCCAGGTCCTGCACGCTGACGTCGTGCACGCTGAAGTTGTTGCGCGCAGCCACGGCGCGGATGCGGTCGAAGAGGTTCTCACGCCCGGAGGCGCGCGGCACGGGATGCACCACTACGTCCGCGTCGGGCAACACGCGCTGCACCGCCGCGGTCACCGCCAGCACCACCTGCTCCGCTTTCTGGAAGGTGAGGTTGCGCGCCTCCGCCACCGAGAGGTCGGCGAAATAGCGGTTGCCGGCGCGGCGGATGCGCACCCGGTCCACCTCCAGCACGCCTTCCACGCGGGCGACCTCCTGCAGGATGCGGACGCGGATGCCCGGAGGCGAAGCGTCGAGCAGC contains these protein-coding regions:
- a CDS encoding OsmC family protein, with amino-acid sequence MVEARVQWTDGERFVGMASSGHALVVDADRERNTGTGPMELVLVGLCACTATDVVSILRKKREPFTRVEVRAEAERAKQPPTVYETIKLIYTVGGQVSKKAVEDAVRLSEEKYCSVSAMLQKTAKITTVIEYA
- a CDS encoding cation-efflux pump, giving the protein MSTQTTLAEMRREKRGVALESVLGAAVITALKFAVGWSTGSLGILSEALHSGLDLIAAAVTLLSVRVSDKPADADHQYGHGKVENFSAFLETGLLLLTCVWIVYEVLKRIFLHDVHIEPSVAAFGVLFLSMAVDFYRSRDLKKIARKYDSQALEADALHFSTDIWSSGVVVLGLALVWLGRRMELPALRFADSIAALLVAGVIVHVSWRLARQTIDALLDASPPGIRVRILQEVARVEGVLEVDRVRIRRAGNRYFADLSVAEARNLTFQKAEQVVLAVTAAVQRVLPDADVVVHPVPRASGRENLFDRIRAVAARNNFSVHDVSVQDLGGRLHVEQHLELGETLTLKQAHDLVTQIEAEIQQDVPEISSILTHIESEPATIESGDPAASDPELERRMKRIVAEFPEVLDMHEFAVKRVGGRTYVSCHCTFADDLPLSRVHDVSTALEIRFKQDAKELFKVLIHPEPQTDNRR